TGACCTTTTCCGGATGGCGGACAATTACTTTCACTTCGTGCCCGCGGGCAGACAGTTCCTTCAAAATGGCTGCGCCTACAAAACCGGCGCCGATCAATGCTACTTTCATATGTTCCTATTTAAATTTTCCGGGTTATATGAAGCCGCTGATGATTGTTTTAATCCCGCCGGCTTCATGAGTATATGTTTCAAGTCTGCAACTGTACTGTATTCTATTACAGTTTAAGGCAAAAAAAATCAGAACTTCTGCACGAAATCAGCCAGGGTAGTTTTTCCCAACTGGTCAACGAGTGTCTGTTCCGCTTTATCATATAACTGTTCGATATGCTTGTTGATCTGCTGGCCTACGGCGCAATCCGGATTGGGGGTATTGGAACGGCCCAGCAGGGGCGCCTGCCGCACAGCGTTGTAAATATCCGCCAGCAGGATATCTTTCGGAGATTTTGCCAGCATGGCGCCTCCCCCCTTTCCTTCCCTGCTTTGCACCAGGCCATGCTGACGCAGATTGCTCAGCTCCTTGCGCACCAGCACAGGGTTGATATTGATGCTGCCGGCGATGTATTCGGAGGACAATATCTCCTCTTTCAGATACGCCAGCAGCGTTAATATGTGTATCGCCGTCGCAAACCTCACATTCCCCATACTGTAACATTATTTATTACAGTACAAAGATAGGGAAATATTTTAACCCTGCAAATATTACCAGGTTTCACCAACAGCTTTGCGCCGGTGGGAATTTTTTCCATAGCTGAGTATAATTTTACGCACCAACTGCGCTTTCGGGGAGAGGCCCATTCACCCTTATTCCCTCAAACGTTCATCTGTATAGGTGATCTCTGTCCGGTTATGCGGAACCGGTACACCCGCCTCATCCACGCTGACGAAAACGATCTTGTCTATCGTGAGGATGGTTTTATGGGTGATCTTGTTGCGGACCTGGCAGGTGAGGGTCAGGGAGGTCCGGCCAAAATGCACGGCCTTGATGCCCAGTTCTACAATATCGCCCTGGCGGGCGGAATTGATGAAATTGATCTCTGACATGTATTTGGTGACACAGCGGTTGGTTCCTAACTGGATGATCGCATAAATAGCCGCTTCTTCATCTATCCACCGAAGCAGGCTGCCGCCGAATAAAGTACCATGTGCATTGAGATCTCCAGGTTTGACCCATTTACGTGTGTAGAAATTCATTCAAAAGCAGGTTTATGGCCGAAAAATAAAAAAATTGCCCAAATATCCGAAACAGCATATTCTCCGCTGGCTTAATTCTTGTCTATAATCCCGAATAAAACCATCCGTATGAACAGTCAGGTTATAATTACACGCGGCAATATGGAGTATCTGGTCCAAATGGACATTGAACGTCAGCCCAACGCCATCGTTTATCATGTGAGGCCCCACCGGCATCTATGGGAACAGCTCCCCCAGGCTTTCGACATTATCAAACCGGACCACAGCGATCAGCCCATGTACAATGAACAGGGCCTGACGGGCCTTGGCAAGGAGATCGTAGGGCAGATATGGGAGCAGCTCCGGCTGGCGGAAGCGCAAAGTGCGGAAATCGCCTGATCGGTTCCTGGCAGGCATTGTGTGGGCCGCCACGGCGGGCGGAAACCGCTGCTGCCGGTATGCCTGACCGAGTTCCTGGCGGGAATATGAGGCCATCACTGCTGGCGGAAGCCGCTGCTGCCGGTATGCCTGACCGGGTTCTGGCAGGAATATGAGAGCCGCCACTGCGGCCGGAAACCGCTGCCGACAAGCCTGATCAGCCCTTCCGGCTGAAGAAATGATGCATGAACAATAGCTGGTATTCCACAGCATTCGGCCAGTAGTCCCAGTTATGGGCGCCGGGCCTGGTGTAATATTCATGCGGGATATTACGCAGCAACAACTGCTGATGCAGGTTTTCATTCACTTCATAAAAGAAATCCTCCGTTCCGCAATCGATGATGATGGACAAAGCCCCCGGCACAAGCAGGTGCAGCATGTTGATCACCGTATATTTTTCCCAGCGTTCCGGCTCATCGGCATACTTGCCCAGACGTTTGGCCATATCCCATTTCAGGGGAAAAGGCCGGATGTCCACCCCCCCGCTCATACTGCCGGCCACACCAAACACATCCTGATGGCGGAAAGCGAGGTAAAGCGCACCGTGGCCGCCCATGCTCAGGCCGGTGATGCCCCGCCCACGTTTGTCTTTCAGCGTTTTATAACGTGCATCCACCCATTTTACCAGTTCCTCCGAAACATAGGTCTCGTAACGGAAAGCCGGGTCCGCCGGACTGTCCCAATACCAGCTGCCGATACCCCCATCCGGACAAACGATCATCATACCGTAGGTATCCGCGGCTTTCGCAATATCCGGGGCTTTGGTGATCCAGTTCGCATAGTTGCCGCCATATCCATGCAACAGATATACTACCGGCCAGTTGTCCCGGCTATCGTACTGCTCCGGTTTAACAATAACGGCCCTGATATTCTTTTTCATGGCCGCGCTCCAGGTGGTTACGGTATCTACGCCGGCGGCGCTGGCAGTGCCTGCTGCCAGGATCAGCAGCAGGGCAAGGAGACGGGTGCTTTTGAGCATGATGTATTTTTTTTCGGGGTTAATGATACAAAAAATCATCGGTTACTGCATACCCGGCAATCTGCGGGGTCGTGTGCATCCAGACCGCGATTTTTACAATTTAACCCCTTAACCCTACGGTCCACCGGATATTTCATGGCCGCCAAAGCAAACCGCCTCACATTTGCCCCATGTACCCAAACAACAGGCTCATGAAATTTCCGATTATGCTGATCATGCTCACTATTGTGCTGTTCCGGTTCGTTTTCGCTGCGAAGCCGGACAATAATGCCTTCAAACTGGTAAAACATGAGGATAACATATTCCTCTACGAAAGATGGATCAACACCGGGAAAGGCGAAAAGGTCAGGGAAATAA
This genomic stretch from Chitinophaga sp. XS-30 harbors:
- a CDS encoding alpha/beta hydrolase family protein, translated to MLKSTRLLALLLILAAGTASAAGVDTVTTWSAAMKKNIRAVIVKPEQYDSRDNWPVVYLLHGYGGNYANWITKAPDIAKAADTYGMMIVCPDGGIGSWYWDSPADPAFRYETYVSEELVKWVDARYKTLKDKRGRGITGLSMGGHGALYLAFRHQDVFGVAGSMSGGVDIRPFPLKWDMAKRLGKYADEPERWEKYTVINMLHLLVPGALSIIIDCGTEDFFYEVNENLHQQLLLRNIPHEYYTRPGAHNWDYWPNAVEYQLLFMHHFFSRKG
- a CDS encoding acyl-CoA thioesterase — encoded protein: MNFYTRKWVKPGDLNAHGTLFGGSLLRWIDEEAAIYAIIQLGTNRCVTKYMSEINFINSARQGDIVELGIKAVHFGRTSLTLTCQVRNKITHKTILTIDKIVFVSVDEAGVPVPHNRTEITYTDERLRE
- a CDS encoding Rrf2 family transcriptional regulator, which produces MGNVRFATAIHILTLLAYLKEEILSSEYIAGSININPVLVRKELSNLRQHGLVQSREGKGGGAMLAKSPKDILLADIYNAVRQAPLLGRSNTPNPDCAVGQQINKHIEQLYDKAEQTLVDQLGKTTLADFVQKF